A DNA window from Vagococcus penaei contains the following coding sequences:
- a CDS encoding site-2 protease family protein produces the protein MLEKFKNVSYFGLFVLGGWLFGYLFGYLNKQELLEIDSRSVIFFFVLLLPMVFLHVIVHEAGHTLFGQLTGYQFISFRVGPFLVVKEADGLTFKRFSVSGTLGQCLMRPPEYHEHQAFPYKLYLLGGVLMNLILSLLVLWLFPLNFASLSLIFIGFLTALLNVIPMGFNDGVTLRLASKNVQQRYLLYLQLEAHALLTQGLTYTELPAKMTQTIHVSQVTYLSQFQDFLRLGCLLENRDFDSLGLMLNDFSSRLGDFIYPYQLELKKELVFYLAYCEETDERIVKIWHEKAFQKSLNQPQANNLRIKAMYAWKVSQEVDRALLYLNQAVPLLANAPTKGEAKVEHLLIDWLRASITAESKQEFL, from the coding sequence GTGCTAGAAAAATTTAAAAATGTTAGCTATTTTGGTTTATTTGTTCTAGGAGGATGGTTATTTGGGTATCTTTTTGGCTATTTAAATAAGCAAGAGTTGTTAGAAATAGATAGTCGTTCAGTTATCTTTTTTTTTGTTCTTTTATTGCCGATGGTTTTCTTGCATGTTATCGTTCACGAAGCCGGCCATACATTGTTTGGACAACTAACGGGTTATCAATTTATTAGCTTTCGAGTGGGTCCTTTTTTAGTCGTAAAAGAAGCCGATGGTTTAACTTTTAAACGCTTTAGTGTTTCAGGTACATTAGGACAATGTTTAATGCGGCCACCAGAATATCACGAGCATCAAGCCTTTCCGTATAAGCTGTATTTATTAGGTGGTGTCTTGATGAATCTAATCTTAAGCCTGTTAGTTTTATGGTTATTTCCACTTAATTTTGCTAGCTTAAGCTTGATATTTATAGGTTTTTTGACAGCGTTACTCAATGTTATTCCGATGGGATTCAATGATGGAGTAACTTTACGCTTAGCAAGCAAAAACGTCCAACAACGCTATTTATTGTATCTACAACTGGAAGCTCATGCCCTACTTACTCAGGGATTAACTTATACGGAATTACCTGCAAAAATGACGCAAACGATTCATGTTAGCCAAGTCACTTATTTAAGTCAATTCCAAGATTTTTTACGTTTAGGTTGTTTATTGGAGAATCGTGATTTTGATAGCCTTGGCCTGATGTTAAATGACTTTTCGTCTCGTTTAGGAGACTTTATTTATCCATACCAACTAGAATTAAAAAAAGAACTAGTTTTTTATTTAGCCTATTGTGAAGAAACAGATGAGAGGATAGTCAAAATTTGGCATGAAAAGGCGTTTCAAAAATCATTAAATCAACCACAAGCGAATAACTTAAGAATTAAAGCTATGTATGCTTGGAAAGTTTCTCAGGAAGTTGACCGAGCATTACTATATTTAAATCAAGCTGTACCCCTCCTTGCTAATGCCCCAACAAAAGGTGAAGCAAAAGTTGAACATCTGTTAATCGATTGGTTAAGAGCAAGTATTACAGCTGAATCAAAACAAGAATTTTTGTGA
- a CDS encoding LacI family DNA-binding transcriptional regulator, with amino-acid sequence MPTLSDVAKKANVSKMTVSRVINHPEKVTDELKELVFKAMKDLNYKPNVAAKALANNKTQIIKFFILEEIDTTEPYYMSLLMGISKELDKHQYSLQLVTENSFDLGQSDGYVITGMRESDYEWIERLEKPFVLFGENRYGYDFIDTDNAKGTELATEHAIASGYSHIVFIGIDVKEPFEYSREAGYINTVQKYKRVPEIYRFKNRSRYTDQFIKEELHRFPKNTAFVCSSDRLAIGIERGLQHAKVQIPSDYGVIGFDGVFLDQIAYPQLTTIKQPVIEMGAACANMLLNKIKQDGAPQGNQLFEPQLITRGSTQQNT; translated from the coding sequence ATGCCTACATTATCAGATGTTGCGAAGAAAGCAAATGTGTCAAAAATGACAGTTTCAAGAGTGATAAATCATCCAGAAAAAGTAACGGATGAATTGAAAGAGCTTGTTTTTAAAGCAATGAAAGATTTAAATTATAAACCAAACGTCGCTGCTAAAGCCTTAGCAAACAATAAAACGCAGATTATTAAATTTTTTATCTTGGAAGAAATTGATACAACTGAACCTTATTATATGAGTTTGTTGATGGGGATTTCTAAAGAGCTTGATAAGCATCAATATTCCTTGCAATTAGTGACTGAAAACAGTTTTGATTTGGGTCAGAGTGACGGTTATGTGATTACAGGCATGCGTGAAAGCGACTATGAGTGGATAGAGCGGTTAGAGAAACCATTTGTCTTATTTGGCGAAAATCGCTATGGCTATGACTTTATTGATACTGATAATGCTAAGGGGACTGAATTAGCGACGGAGCATGCTATTGCTAGTGGATATTCACATATTGTTTTTATTGGTATTGATGTGAAAGAACCATTTGAATATTCACGTGAAGCTGGATACATCAACACAGTCCAAAAATATAAGCGTGTACCTGAAATTTACCGTTTTAAAAATCGGTCTCGTTATACTGATCAGTTCATTAAAGAAGAACTACATCGTTTTCCAAAAAACACTGCTTTTGTTTGTAGTTCCGATCGTTTGGCAATTGGTATTGAACGTGGCTTACAACATGCTAAAGTTCAGATTCCTAGCGATTATGGTGTCATTGGTTTTGATGGTGTTTTTTTAGATCAAATTGCTTATCCTCAATTGACAACCATCAAACAACCGGTTATTGAGATGGGAGCCGCTTGCGCAAATATGTTACTTAATAAAATCAAGCAAGACGGTGCACCGCAAGGGAATCAATTATTTGAACCACAGCTCATTACACGTGGTAGTACACAACAGAATACTTAA
- a CDS encoding OmpA/MotB family protein: MPNQTKEFKSNWELSAARAISVMDSLVANKGVTENRVSIQAYGEFRPKVPNNSAENRAKNRRVEIFIVKKDK, from the coding sequence GTGCCTAACCAAACAAAAGAGTTTAAATCAAATTGGGAATTAAGTGCTGCTCGAGCTATTTCAGTAATGGACTCTCTAGTAGCTAATAAAGGCGTAACAGAAAATCGGGTCTCTATTCAAGCATATGGAGAATTCCGACCAAAAGTCCCAAATAATTCTGCAGAAAACCGAGCCAAGAATCGACGAGTTGAAATTTTTATTGTTAAGAAAGACAAGTAA
- a CDS encoding flagellar motor protein MotB, whose translation MKRRKKHEEHVDEAWLLPYSDMLTLLLALFIVMFAMAKSDDKRLDQLGEQFHIILSGNSASGKGGLLPDNPATQKTDAEAIAETGAKIKEDLTTDGHKDEVDVKVEKDGVRVTIDSGLLFSPGSATLNSAVDEPLKKVADSLKKLIMTLLLLVIQTTCLTKQKSLNQIGN comes from the coding sequence ATGAAACGACGCAAGAAACATGAAGAGCACGTGGATGAAGCTTGGTTACTTCCTTATTCAGACATGCTAACTCTATTACTTGCACTCTTCATTGTCATGTTTGCTATGGCAAAATCAGATGATAAGCGGCTTGATCAATTAGGTGAGCAATTCCATATTATTTTATCCGGCAATAGTGCTTCGGGTAAGGGTGGCTTACTTCCTGACAACCCTGCTACTCAAAAAACAGATGCAGAAGCAATTGCCGAAACTGGAGCAAAAATCAAAGAAGATTTAACTACTGATGGACATAAAGATGAAGTTGATGTCAAAGTGGAAAAAGATGGCGTGCGTGTCACGATTGACAGTGGTTTATTGTTTAGTCCTGGTAGTGCGACACTTAACTCGGCTGTTGATGAACCTTTAAAAAAAGTGGCTGACTCATTAAAAAAATTGATAATGACATTATTGTTGCTGGTTATACAGACAACGTGCCTAACCAAACAAAAGAGTTTAAATCAAATTGGGAATTAA
- the motA gene encoding flagellar motor stator protein MotA, translating into MDILLLIGIILGLFSVIVGMIVKGANIAALLNPAAAIIIFVGTFAALINSYPPSDIKRLPKIFGVLLKNKKYDAQELIASILSLAQQARKDGVLSLETAVDQLDNPFLKNGMEMVVDGMNPEQIKEILENEVFSLEDRHKVAASMMKTVGSSAPTLGVLGAVIGLIGALGNLNDVDALGHMISAAFVATLYGIFLGYVLFIPFGNRLARKSEEEVKYMMIAIEGILAIQSGQNPNTIEKKLNGMLSPNERTDNDKKK; encoded by the coding sequence ATGGATATTTTGTTATTAATTGGTATTATTCTAGGCCTTTTTTCTGTGATAGTCGGGATGATTGTGAAAGGTGCTAACATTGCCGCCTTACTAAATCCGGCGGCAGCAATTATCATTTTCGTTGGAACATTTGCTGCCCTCATCAATTCCTATCCACCGTCCGATATTAAACGCTTACCTAAAATTTTTGGTGTCTTGCTGAAAAACAAAAAATATGATGCACAAGAATTAATCGCATCAATTTTATCTTTAGCTCAACAAGCTAGAAAAGATGGTGTCTTATCATTGGAGACGGCTGTTGACCAATTAGACAACCCTTTTTTAAAAAACGGTATGGAAATGGTTGTTGATGGGATGAATCCAGAACAAATTAAAGAAATATTAGAAAATGAAGTCTTTTCTCTTGAAGATCGTCATAAAGTCGCTGCAAGTATGATGAAAACGGTTGGATCATCAGCGCCAACTCTTGGAGTATTAGGTGCAGTTATTGGTTTAATCGGCGCCCTAGGCAATTTAAATGATGTTGATGCCCTAGGACATATGATTTCTGCCGCATTCGTAGCCACGCTTTATGGAATCTTTTTAGGTTATGTGCTATTTATCCCCTTCGGTAATCGCTTAGCTAGAAAATCAGAAGAAGAAGTGAAGTACATGATGATTGCTATTGAAGGAATTCTAGCTATTCAGTCCGGACAAAATCCTAATACAATTGAAAAAAAATTAAATGGTATGTTAAGTCCTAATGAACGGACTGATAATGATAAAAAGAAATAA
- the flgB gene encoding flagellar basal body rod protein FlgB produces MFQKGSLVHSALNASDLRQKAISNNLANVNTAGYKVDKVEFEDKLRQAITADGGLSLSRTNDKHLFGNGVTNMQPEVKKRLYTSVKENGNNVDVDIEMTEKAANELYYNTLIKQLNGKYSMYNYVINN; encoded by the coding sequence ATGTTTCAAAAGGGTAGTCTTGTCCATTCAGCGCTTAATGCGTCTGATTTAAGGCAAAAAGCAATCTCTAACAACTTAGCTAATGTAAATACAGCTGGATACAAGGTTGATAAAGTTGAATTTGAGGATAAACTACGGCAAGCAATCACAGCTGATGGTGGTCTTTCTTTAAGTCGAACGAATGATAAACATCTCTTCGGTAATGGAGTGACAAATATGCAACCTGAGGTAAAAAAAAGATTGTACACTTCAGTTAAAGAAAACGGCAATAATGTTGACGTTGATATCGAAATGACTGAAAAAGCAGCAAATGAGCTCTACTATAATACGCTCATTAAGCAATTGAATGGTAAATATTCTATGTATAACTATGTGATTAATAATTAA
- the flgC gene encoding flagellar basal body rod protein FlgC has protein sequence MSMYDSFNINASGLALERLKLDTISTNIANANTTRTENGEPYRQKRVLFEESLKNQENNLTTPASEQAIESFGVRVTGIEENQAEFASVYNPNHPDADAAGYVRMPNVTISDEMINLMNTVRTYEANVSALESSKNMMKKALEISKD, from the coding sequence ATGTCAATGTATGATTCATTTAATATTAATGCAAGCGGACTAGCTTTAGAACGTTTAAAATTAGATACTATTTCAACTAATATTGCTAATGCAAATACCACACGAACTGAAAATGGCGAGCCTTATCGTCAAAAACGTGTGCTATTTGAAGAGAGTCTGAAAAATCAAGAAAATAATTTGACTACGCCTGCTTCTGAGCAAGCAATAGAAAGTTTTGGGGTTCGGGTGACTGGTATTGAGGAAAACCAAGCTGAATTTGCTAGTGTCTATAATCCAAATCACCCCGATGCTGATGCAGCTGGTTATGTTCGAATGCCGAATGTGACTATTAGTGATGAAATGATTAACTTAATGAATACTGTACGAACGTATGAAGCAAATGTATCTGCATTAGAAAGTAGCAAAAATATGATGAAGAAAGCCTTGGAGATTTCTAAGGACTAA
- a CDS encoding flagellar hook-basal body complex protein FliE produces the protein MITSGINPYTEMKDYQNLLQQMSGANQEPTGAQQNQGFGDMFDSALNQIDTAVNKTDSNVMSVVTGTQENLHDAMIDLTEAQLTMQTAIQVRNKMIDSLNEVKNMQF, from the coding sequence ATGATCACCTCTGGAATAAATCCCTATACTGAAATGAAAGATTACCAAAATTTATTGCAACAAATGAGTGGCGCTAATCAAGAACCAACGGGAGCGCAACAAAATCAAGGATTTGGAGACATGTTTGATAGCGCATTGAATCAAATAGATACTGCTGTAAACAAAACAGACAGTAACGTAATGAGTGTTGTAACTGGTACACAGGAAAATTTACATGATGCGATGATTGATTTAACAGAAGCTCAGTTAACGATGCAAACAGCCATTCAAGTAAGAAATAAAATGATTGACTCATTAAATGAAGTGAAAAATATGCAGTTTTAA
- the fliF gene encoding flagellar basal-body MS-ring/collar protein FliF — MEMLQGIKDKFLSGWLKLSTVKKVATIATLISIILVIGLTLYFSNKTTYKVLFSDLGEAESGVVIENLESKNIKYKLENNGTKILIDETQVDKARIDLAVENKLPSQSTGFEIFDDKGMMTTDEDRKIMYQRAVTGELERSIESLDSVKKAKVMLVLPDRSIFEEKDKEASASIVLTLEPTAKLSDTVISGIANLTSGAVENLPLKNIKIVDDKGNTLSSFLDTSNKATATDLVSKYQAIKSDYEKSLEEKTLTLLSAVFDPDKVKVSVNTELDFDSIERTTVTYGDTKIRSENVQATGNQINRQEVQGGNVNDNVENVVGNNNNDGKTFNRSVNNEVDTETVKVLGAPGAVKKITASVLINGDVSNVERQRLEQIVQSAIGFDRERGDNVTIQGMNFAQEPEEVEGDVVEMNGVMEMLQTNWIWLALGGILAVITPLIIWLIRRRVKQKREADLVEPIDLGQKVDLVVDDTGLVEDPLDTLIQTRQEKIDDAQNESLTAENKAKEYAKSNPELAAELIKVWMKEK, encoded by the coding sequence ATGGAGATGTTACAAGGAATAAAAGATAAGTTTTTGTCGGGGTGGCTAAAATTATCAACAGTTAAAAAAGTTGCAACTATTGCTACATTAATCAGTATTATTTTAGTTATAGGGTTGACTCTCTATTTTTCAAATAAAACAACTTATAAAGTTCTTTTTTCTGATTTAGGTGAGGCAGAGTCTGGCGTAGTTATTGAAAATTTAGAATCAAAAAATATTAAATACAAATTAGAAAATAATGGAACTAAAATACTCATTGACGAAACACAAGTTGATAAAGCACGAATTGATTTAGCTGTTGAAAATAAGTTGCCAAGTCAATCAACAGGATTTGAAATTTTTGATGATAAAGGCATGATGACAACAGACGAAGATCGTAAAATTATGTATCAACGAGCAGTTACTGGCGAACTAGAGCGATCAATTGAATCACTTGATTCAGTTAAAAAAGCAAAAGTTATGTTGGTATTGCCTGATCGAAGTATTTTTGAAGAAAAAGATAAAGAAGCAAGCGCCTCAATTGTTTTGACGTTAGAACCGACAGCCAAGTTAAGTGATACAGTCATTAGCGGTATAGCGAATTTAACGTCAGGTGCAGTTGAGAACTTACCATTGAAAAATATTAAAATTGTTGATGACAAAGGAAATACACTATCTTCCTTTTTAGATACTAGTAATAAAGCTACAGCAACTGATTTAGTAAGTAAGTACCAAGCAATTAAATCGGATTATGAGAAATCTTTAGAGGAAAAAACGCTGACTTTATTAAGTGCAGTATTTGATCCGGATAAAGTAAAAGTATCGGTTAATACCGAACTTGATTTTGACTCAATTGAACGAACAACGGTCACATATGGTGATACTAAAATTCGTAGTGAAAATGTTCAAGCAACTGGAAACCAAATTAATCGTCAAGAAGTTCAAGGTGGCAATGTCAATGATAATGTTGAAAATGTCGTTGGAAATAATAATAATGATGGCAAAACATTTAATCGTAGCGTCAATAATGAAGTAGACACAGAAACAGTCAAAGTATTAGGGGCACCTGGTGCAGTTAAGAAAATTACAGCATCAGTTCTTATTAATGGTGACGTGTCAAATGTCGAAAGACAACGTTTAGAACAAATTGTCCAATCAGCTATTGGTTTTGATCGTGAGCGTGGTGATAATGTGACTATCCAAGGAATGAATTTTGCACAAGAACCTGAAGAAGTAGAGGGTGATGTTGTTGAAATGAACGGTGTTATGGAAATGCTTCAAACAAATTGGATTTGGCTAGCTCTAGGTGGAATACTTGCAGTTATTACACCACTCATTATTTGGTTAATTCGTCGTCGAGTGAAACAAAAACGTGAAGCTGACTTAGTTGAACCAATTGATTTAGGACAGAAGGTTGATTTAGTTGTAGACGATACTGGTTTGGTAGAAGATCCACTTGACACATTGATACAAACACGTCAAGAAAAGATAGACGATGCACAAAATGAATCACTAACAGCTGAAAATAAAGCAAAAGAATATGCTAAATCTAATCCAGAATTAGCTGCAGAGTTGATTAAAGTTTGGATGAAAGAAAAGTAG
- the fliG gene encoding flagellar motor switch protein FliG, whose amino-acid sequence METLDGTRKAALLLISLGSEAAAQIMKLLPETYIQKVSYEIANIDYVSIEEREQVVSEFITMSTARNHVIDGGIDYAIDLLNKALGSQKAKEVIDVLNQIQLRERPFNIARKADTQQLVNLLLGEHSQTVALILCYMQPDKAAQVLSQFPSERQTEIAEKIGTIGSTSPVVIERIEKVIENKFSNTLESKTENVGGVNTLVEILNSVGRSTEKNIISDLEKRQPELSEEIKSNLFTFEDIVGLDRGDVQKVLREVNHDVLVLALKGASDQIKEFIYSNQSSRSVETLKEDLQFMGPARLSAVEEAQQSIVAVIRRLDEQGEIYIGRGDQDAVIS is encoded by the coding sequence ATGGAAACATTAGATGGAACTAGAAAAGCAGCCTTACTTTTAATTTCATTAGGGTCAGAAGCTGCTGCACAAATTATGAAATTATTACCAGAAACTTATATTCAAAAAGTGAGTTATGAAATTGCTAATATTGATTATGTCAGTATTGAGGAACGTGAACAAGTTGTTAGTGAATTCATTACGATGTCGACAGCACGTAACCATGTTATAGATGGTGGGATTGATTATGCCATTGATTTATTGAATAAAGCCTTAGGTTCACAAAAAGCGAAGGAAGTTATCGATGTATTGAATCAAATTCAATTGCGTGAGCGACCATTTAATATCGCAAGAAAAGCTGATACCCAACAGTTAGTCAATTTACTCTTAGGCGAACACTCGCAGACTGTTGCATTAATTTTATGTTATATGCAACCTGATAAAGCCGCACAAGTCTTATCGCAATTTCCAAGTGAAAGACAAACAGAGATTGCTGAAAAAATCGGGACAATTGGTAGCACCTCACCGGTTGTTATTGAGAGAATTGAAAAGGTTATTGAAAATAAATTCTCGAATACGTTAGAAAGTAAGACAGAAAATGTTGGTGGCGTAAATACGTTGGTAGAAATTTTAAACTCAGTTGGCAGAAGTACAGAGAAAAATATTATCAGCGATTTAGAAAAACGTCAGCCAGAGTTGTCAGAAGAAATCAAATCAAATCTATTTACATTCGAAGATATTGTTGGTCTGGATAGAGGAGATGTCCAAAAAGTCTTACGTGAAGTGAATCATGATGTATTGGTACTCGCTTTGAAAGGTGCATCAGATCAAATTAAAGAATTTATTTATAGTAATCAAAGTTCGCGTTCAGTTGAGACATTGAAAGAAGATTTACAGTTTATGGGGCCTGCACGTTTATCAGCAGTCGAAGAAGCACAACAAAGTATTGTTGCTGTTATTCGCCGTTTAGATGAACAAGGTGAAATTTATATCGGAAGAGGGGATCAAGATGCAGTCATCTCGTAA
- a CDS encoding FliH/SctL family protein has translation MQSSRKLIKPDDVTSSDIKIRKIETIMPQKKASVMSDDCLNGHQSSARLKQYEHDFFKDREKMLEELQIERQNLQQLFQKELEKEKTQFRQKLAEERSRILTNVQQEIEDLKQSAEQKGFEKGEAAGFKHGQALGFQQGKDESQVLVDEAHKLHLQVEKEIFSYQQDKKGELVDLACQMAETVINKELALSEKQIYTLLEPFLKQLEKKDNFVTVFVSKEMYQVTLQALEELKTESNDFSYSVIADSTLERYDCLIETDFDVLNLTISDQLNRMKADLLAEGVD, from the coding sequence ATGCAGTCATCTCGTAAATTAATCAAACCAGATGATGTAACTTCTTCAGATATCAAAATTCGTAAAATAGAAACGATTATGCCACAAAAAAAAGCTAGTGTGATGAGTGATGATTGCTTAAATGGTCATCAGTCATCAGCACGACTCAAACAATATGAGCATGATTTTTTTAAAGATCGAGAAAAAATGTTAGAAGAATTACAAATAGAACGCCAAAACTTACAGCAATTATTTCAGAAAGAGTTGGAAAAAGAGAAGACACAGTTTCGTCAAAAATTAGCTGAAGAACGCTCCAGAATACTTACTAATGTACAACAGGAGATTGAAGACTTAAAACAGAGTGCTGAGCAAAAAGGATTTGAGAAAGGAGAAGCTGCTGGATTTAAACATGGACAAGCTTTAGGATTTCAGCAAGGTAAAGACGAATCTCAAGTTTTGGTTGATGAAGCTCATAAACTTCATTTACAAGTTGAAAAAGAGATTTTTAGTTATCAACAAGATAAAAAGGGCGAGCTAGTCGATTTAGCTTGTCAAATGGCTGAAACTGTTATCAATAAAGAATTGGCACTCTCTGAAAAGCAAATTTATACTTTATTAGAGCCTTTCCTTAAACAGTTAGAAAAAAAAGATAACTTTGTAACAGTTTTTGTTTCTAAAGAAATGTATCAGGTGACATTACAAGCTCTAGAAGAGCTCAAAACGGAGTCAAATGATTTTTCTTATAGCGTCATAGCGGATTCAACTTTAGAACGATATGATTGTCTAATTGAAACTGACTTTGATGTACTAAATTTAACTATTTCAGACCAATTAAATCGGATGAAAGCTGATTTATTAGCTGAAGGGGTGGATTAG